One region of Solanum pennellii chromosome 6, SPENNV200 genomic DNA includes:
- the LOC114077534 gene encoding uncharacterized protein LOC114077534 isoform X1, with the protein MEINRCFQSHGLLLTQRQNIVGGFFLKYLIEDLNLGTGHGLTVMSDMQKGLVPALCELLPDSEQRRCARHIWSNWHQLWSGEERRKQFWRCAKSSFEVKFEDEMDKLNKLGNKICEDLLHYEKTTWCKAYFKEHSKCDIVENNMCETFNSWILVARHKAIITMLEEIRHKIMDRNIAMRQFAETWISDISPMARLVLEENKDLARFCEVRFNGDIGYEILDGQYRHIVDIRKKTCTCRTWQLRGIPCQHVVLAYQHKGIEPEHEVVHWYRKETFLKAYNHFLQPIPNMKMWPHTSGVVIEPPEPKVMPGRPPKCRRKAKNEPRKKYGKLSKRGVKMTCSLCHQVGHNKKSCPTLAEMGQPGGYPNRKPSLSQPSLSSQPSSSSQPPLSSQPSSSSQPPLFSQPSSSSQPPLFSRPSSSSQPPVFNHQGSSMCFDSSAVRREQQPAKSRGTCRGTGRGTGRGTDRGTGRGTGRGTGTASEIGRGSVFNIGGVSSQQPDQPRAVEASISTGRQKRTKTIGFGIYTNASGSQTFNPGTSGEKVINSRVYKDASPTNIDIGYKPRGLKWNGGDAVTGSQLQRITQSRKNKRGTSSSPKNA; encoded by the exons ATGGAAATCAACAGATGTTTCCAATCGCATGGGCTGTTGTTGACACAGAGACAAAACATAGTTGGAGGTTTTTTTCTAAAGTACTTGATAGAAGATCTGAACTTAGGCACAGGACATGGACTGACTGTTATGTCAGATATGCAGAAG GGCCTTGTACCAGCTTTATGTGAGTTGCTACCAGATAGTGAGCAGAGAAGGTGTGCTAGACATATCTGGTCCAACTGGCATCAATTATGGAGTGgtgaagaaagaaggaaacagTTCTGGAGATGTGCTAAGTCAAGTTTTGAAGTGAAATTTGAAGATGAGATGGATAAACTCAACAAATTAGGTAATAAAATTTGTGAGGACTTGTTGCATTATGAAAAAACTACTTGGTGCAAAGCATATTTTAAAGAGCATTCTAAGTGTGACATTGTTGAAAATAATATGTGTGAAACTTTTAATTCTTGGATACTAGTTGCTAGACATAAGGCTATCATAACTATGCTAGAGGAGATTAGGCACAAGATAATGGACAGAAATATTGCAATGAGGCAATTTGCTGAAACTTGGATCTCAGATATCTCTCCTATGGCTAGACTAGTACTAGAAGAGAACAAAGATCTTGCTAGATTTTGTGAAGTTAGATTCAATGGTGATATTGGGTATGAAATCTTAGATGGTCAATACAGACATATTGTTGATATAAGAAAGAAGACATGTACATGTAGAACATGGCAATTGAGGGGCATACCATGTCAACATGTTGTGCTTGCATATCAGCACAAAGGCATAGAACCTGAACATGAAGTGGTACATTGGTATAGGAAAGAGACTTTTTTGAAGGCTTATAATCATTTTCTACAGCCAATACCAAACATGAAAATGTGGCCTCACACTAGTGGTGTAGTGATTGAACCTCCTGAACCAAAAGTCATGCCTGGTAGGCCACCAAAGTGCAGAAGAAAGGCAAAGAATGAGCCTAGAAAAAAGTATGGAAAGTTATCCAAAAGAGGAGtaaaaatgacatgttcactGTGTCATCAAGTAGGCCACAACAAAAAATCTTGTCCAACATTG GCTGAAATGGGACAACCTGGAGGCTACCCAAACAGGAAACCAAGCTTAAGCCAACCATCACTGTCTAGCCAACCATCAAGCTCAAGCCAGCCACCATTGTCTAGCCAACCATCAAGCTCAAGCCAGCCACCACTTTTTAGCCAACCATCAAGCTCAAGTCAGCCACCACTTTTTAGTAGACCATCAAGCTCAAGTCAGCCACCAGTATTCAATCATCAAGGCAGTTCTATGTGTTTTGATTCTTCAGCTGTTAGAAGAGAGCAACAACCTGCTAAAAGCAGAGGCACATGCAGAGGCACTGGGAGAGGCACTGGGAGAGGTACTGACAGAGGAACTGGTAGAGGCACTGGGAGAGGTACTGGCACTGCCAGTGAAATTGGAAGAGGCAGTGTTTTCAACATTGGAGGTGTATCAAGTCAGCAACCTGATCAACCAAGGGCTGTGGAAGCTTCAATATCAACAGGAAGACAAAAAAGGACCAAGACTATAGGATTTGGCATCTATACAAATGCAAGTGGTAGTCAAACCTTTAAT CCTGGTACTTCAGGAGAAAAAGTTATCAATTCGAGAGTTTATAAGGATGCATCTCCAACAAATATTGATATTGGTTATAAGCCTCGAGGACTCAAGTGGAATGGTGGAGATGCTGTCACTGGTTCACAGTTGCAACGTATCACTCAGTCAAGGAAAAACAAGCGTGGAACATCTAGTTCACCAAAGAATGCCTAA
- the LOC114077534 gene encoding uncharacterized protein LOC114077534 isoform X2: MEINRCFQSHGLLLTQRQNIVGGFFLKYLIEDLNLGTGHGLTVMSDMQKGLVPALCELLPDSEQRRCARHIWSNWHQLWSGEERRKQFWRCAKSSFEVKFEDEMDKLNKLGNKICEDLLHYEKTTWCKAYFKEHSKCDIVENNMCETFNSWILVARHKAIITMLEEIRHKIMDRNIAMRQFAETWISDISPMARLVLEENKDLARFCEVRFNGDIGYEILDGQYRHIVDIRKKTCTCRTWQLRGIPCQHVVLAYQHKGIEPEHEVVHWYRKETFLKAYNHFLQPIPNMKMWPHTSGVVIEPPEPKVMPGRPPKCRRKAKNEPRKKYGKLSKRGVKMTCSLCHQVGHNKKSCPTLAEMGQPGGYPNRKPSLSQPSLSSQPSSSSQPPLSSQPSSSSQPPLFSQPSSSSQPPLFSRPSSSSQPPVFNHQGSSMCFDSSAVRREQQPAKSRGTCRGTGRGTGRGTDRGTGRGTGRGTGTASEIGRGSDQPRAVEASISTGRQKRTKTIGFGIYTNASGSQTFNPGTSGEKVINSRVYKDASPTNIDIGYKPRGLKWNGGDAVTGSQLQRITQSRKNKRGTSSSPKNA; encoded by the exons ATGGAAATCAACAGATGTTTCCAATCGCATGGGCTGTTGTTGACACAGAGACAAAACATAGTTGGAGGTTTTTTTCTAAAGTACTTGATAGAAGATCTGAACTTAGGCACAGGACATGGACTGACTGTTATGTCAGATATGCAGAAG GGCCTTGTACCAGCTTTATGTGAGTTGCTACCAGATAGTGAGCAGAGAAGGTGTGCTAGACATATCTGGTCCAACTGGCATCAATTATGGAGTGgtgaagaaagaaggaaacagTTCTGGAGATGTGCTAAGTCAAGTTTTGAAGTGAAATTTGAAGATGAGATGGATAAACTCAACAAATTAGGTAATAAAATTTGTGAGGACTTGTTGCATTATGAAAAAACTACTTGGTGCAAAGCATATTTTAAAGAGCATTCTAAGTGTGACATTGTTGAAAATAATATGTGTGAAACTTTTAATTCTTGGATACTAGTTGCTAGACATAAGGCTATCATAACTATGCTAGAGGAGATTAGGCACAAGATAATGGACAGAAATATTGCAATGAGGCAATTTGCTGAAACTTGGATCTCAGATATCTCTCCTATGGCTAGACTAGTACTAGAAGAGAACAAAGATCTTGCTAGATTTTGTGAAGTTAGATTCAATGGTGATATTGGGTATGAAATCTTAGATGGTCAATACAGACATATTGTTGATATAAGAAAGAAGACATGTACATGTAGAACATGGCAATTGAGGGGCATACCATGTCAACATGTTGTGCTTGCATATCAGCACAAAGGCATAGAACCTGAACATGAAGTGGTACATTGGTATAGGAAAGAGACTTTTTTGAAGGCTTATAATCATTTTCTACAGCCAATACCAAACATGAAAATGTGGCCTCACACTAGTGGTGTAGTGATTGAACCTCCTGAACCAAAAGTCATGCCTGGTAGGCCACCAAAGTGCAGAAGAAAGGCAAAGAATGAGCCTAGAAAAAAGTATGGAAAGTTATCCAAAAGAGGAGtaaaaatgacatgttcactGTGTCATCAAGTAGGCCACAACAAAAAATCTTGTCCAACATTG GCTGAAATGGGACAACCTGGAGGCTACCCAAACAGGAAACCAAGCTTAAGCCAACCATCACTGTCTAGCCAACCATCAAGCTCAAGCCAGCCACCATTGTCTAGCCAACCATCAAGCTCAAGCCAGCCACCACTTTTTAGCCAACCATCAAGCTCAAGTCAGCCACCACTTTTTAGTAGACCATCAAGCTCAAGTCAGCCACCAGTATTCAATCATCAAGGCAGTTCTATGTGTTTTGATTCTTCAGCTGTTAGAAGAGAGCAACAACCTGCTAAAAGCAGAGGCACATGCAGAGGCACTGGGAGAGGCACTGGGAGAGGTACTGACAGAGGAACTGGTAGAGGCACTGGGAGAGGTACTGGCACTGCCAGTGAAATTGGAAGAGGCAG TGATCAACCAAGGGCTGTGGAAGCTTCAATATCAACAGGAAGACAAAAAAGGACCAAGACTATAGGATTTGGCATCTATACAAATGCAAGTGGTAGTCAAACCTTTAAT CCTGGTACTTCAGGAGAAAAAGTTATCAATTCGAGAGTTTATAAGGATGCATCTCCAACAAATATTGATATTGGTTATAAGCCTCGAGGACTCAAGTGGAATGGTGGAGATGCTGTCACTGGTTCACAGTTGCAACGTATCACTCAGTCAAGGAAAAACAAGCGTGGAACATCTAGTTCACCAAAGAATGCCTAA
- the LOC107023578 gene encoding superoxide dismutase [Fe], chloroplastic isoform X2 yields the protein MAATPSANSLTSAFLPPQGLNGSSKSLQWRTQKKQFGRKAGSATITAKFDLNPPPYPMDALEPHMSNKTFEFHWGKHHRAYVDNLNKQIDGTELDGKTLEDIILVTYNNGAPLPAFNNAAQAWNHQFFWESMKPNGGGEPSGELLELINRDFGSYDTFVKEFKAAAATQFGSGWAWLAYKPEDKKLALVKTPNAENPLVLGYTPLLTIDVWEHAYYLDFQNRRPDYISIFMEKLVSWEAVSCRLKAATA from the exons ATGGCCGCCACTCCCTCTGCTAATTCACTCACATCTGCTTTTCTTCCTCCTCAAG GATTGAATGGATCATCTAAGAGCTTACAATGGAGAACCCAAAAG AAACAATTTGGAAGAAAAGCTGGCTCTGCTACAATAACAGCTAAATTTGATCTCAACCCTCCTCCTTATCCAAtg GATGCTTTGGAGCCTCATATGAGTAATAAAACATTTGAGTTCCACTGGGGGAAGCATCACAGGGCGTATGTCGACAACTTAAACAAGCAAATTGATGGAACAGAATTAGATGGAAAGACACTAGAAGATATAATACTTGTTACATATAATAATGGTGCTCCCCTTCCAGCATTCAACAATGCTGCTCAG GCCTGGAATCATCAGTTCTTCTGGGAATCTATGAAGCCCAACGGAGGAGGAGAGCCATCCGGTGAATTATTAGAACTAATAAATAGAGACTTTGGTTCCTATGATACATTTGTTAAAGAATTTAAGGCAGCTGCAGCAACACAATTTGGCTCCGGATGGGCCTGGCTTGCAT ACAAACCTGAAGACAAAAAGCTTGCTCTGGTGAAAACACCTAATGCTGAAAATCCTCTTGTTTTGGGCTACACA CCACTCCTCACCATCGACGTTTGGGAG CATGCTTACTATCTGGACTTTCAG AATCGGCGACCTGACTACATATCTATCTTTATGGAGAAGTTGGTGTCATGGGAAGCAGTCAGTTGTAGGCTTAAAGCAGCAACAGCTTGA
- the LOC107023578 gene encoding superoxide dismutase [Fe], chloroplastic isoform X1 produces the protein MAATPSANSLTSAFLPPQGLNGSSKSLQWRTQKLQKQFGRKAGSATITAKFDLNPPPYPMDALEPHMSNKTFEFHWGKHHRAYVDNLNKQIDGTELDGKTLEDIILVTYNNGAPLPAFNNAAQAWNHQFFWESMKPNGGGEPSGELLELINRDFGSYDTFVKEFKAAAATQFGSGWAWLAYKPEDKKLALVKTPNAENPLVLGYTPLLTIDVWEHAYYLDFQNRRPDYISIFMEKLVSWEAVSCRLKAATA, from the exons ATGGCCGCCACTCCCTCTGCTAATTCACTCACATCTGCTTTTCTTCCTCCTCAAG GATTGAATGGATCATCTAAGAGCTTACAATGGAGAACCCAAAAG TTGCAGAAACAATTTGGAAGAAAAGCTGGCTCTGCTACAATAACAGCTAAATTTGATCTCAACCCTCCTCCTTATCCAAtg GATGCTTTGGAGCCTCATATGAGTAATAAAACATTTGAGTTCCACTGGGGGAAGCATCACAGGGCGTATGTCGACAACTTAAACAAGCAAATTGATGGAACAGAATTAGATGGAAAGACACTAGAAGATATAATACTTGTTACATATAATAATGGTGCTCCCCTTCCAGCATTCAACAATGCTGCTCAG GCCTGGAATCATCAGTTCTTCTGGGAATCTATGAAGCCCAACGGAGGAGGAGAGCCATCCGGTGAATTATTAGAACTAATAAATAGAGACTTTGGTTCCTATGATACATTTGTTAAAGAATTTAAGGCAGCTGCAGCAACACAATTTGGCTCCGGATGGGCCTGGCTTGCAT ACAAACCTGAAGACAAAAAGCTTGCTCTGGTGAAAACACCTAATGCTGAAAATCCTCTTGTTTTGGGCTACACA CCACTCCTCACCATCGACGTTTGGGAG CATGCTTACTATCTGGACTTTCAG AATCGGCGACCTGACTACATATCTATCTTTATGGAGAAGTTGGTGTCATGGGAAGCAGTCAGTTGTAGGCTTAAAGCAGCAACAGCTTGA
- the LOC107023579 gene encoding ATP synthase subunit delta', mitochondrial-like, whose product MFRHGSRSLSRASTMRWRRPFSTDLPAEATKDSNFVEAWRKSIPAVEPPSTPSVFMATRPTTPSSIPSKLTINFVLPYSSELSGKEVDMVIIPATTGQMGVLPGHVATIAELKPGILSVHEGNDVSKYFVSGGFAYVHANSFADIIAVEAVPLDRIDPNLVQKGLTDFAQKLNTASTDVEKAEAQIGVDVHSALNAALTG is encoded by the exons ATGTTTCGACACGGTTCACGATCCCTTTCTCGGGCCTCTACCATGAGGTGGCGCCGTCCATTTTCGACCGACCTGCCTGCGGAAGCCACTAAAGATTCCAACTTTGTGGAGGCATGGAGGAAATCAATTCCCGCCGTTGAACCACCTAGCACTCCCTCGGTGTTCATGGCTACAAGGCCCACAACTCCATCATCCATTCCCTCTAAGCTCACTATCAACTTTGTCCTTCCTTACTCTTCTGAACTCTCCGGCAAAGAG GTTGACATGGTTATAATCCCCGCAACTACGGGACAGATGGGTGTATTGCCTGGGCATGTGGCAACAATTGCTGAGCTCAAGCCCGGTATCTTATCAGTTCATGAAGGCAACGACGTCTCAAAGTATTTTGTGAGTGGTGGGTTTGCATATGTTCATGCAAATTCTTTTGCAGATATAATTGCTGTTGAAGCTGTACCACTTGACCGCATCGATCCCAATTTGGTTCAAAAGGGCCTGACTGACTTTGCACAGAAGTTGAACACTGCATCAACTGATGTAGAGAAAGCTGAAGCCCAGATTGGCGTTGATGTACATAGTGCGCTTAATGCTGCACTTACTGGTTAA
- the LOC107022671 gene encoding DNA-directed RNA polymerase II subunit RPB1-like, with product MMGSKAFLFLGIFLAIFAMISSETIMKSDDKNDEHHDGYNSIGGYSGDGRGEYNKGYKPRDGGNKPPHEGYNPPSGEYNSPHDKYKSPRDEYKSPSNDYKSPSDKYNPPRDKYKPPSDEYKPPGDKYNPPHDKYKSPSDEYKPPSDKYKPPSNEYKPPGDKYNSPHDKYKPPSDEYKPPSDKYNSPHDKYKSPSDKYKPPGDKYNPSRDKYKPPSYEYKPPGDKYNSPHDKYKPPSDEYKPPRDEYKPPSDKYDSPNDKYKSPSDEYKPSGDKYNHPYDKYKSPKDEYKSPDDKYNSPHDKYKSPNDEYKTTSGVYNPPNGGHE from the exons atgatggGTTCTAAGGCTTTTCTATTTCTTGGCATTTTTTTGGCTATTTTTGCAATGATAAGCTCTGAGACCA TAATGAAATCGGATGACAAAAATGATGAACACCACGATGGATATAATAGCATTGGTGGATATTCTGGTGATGGACGTGGTGAATATAATAAAGGATATAAGCCTCGAGATGGTGGAAATAAACCTCCACACGAGGGATACAACCCTCCAAGTGGAGAATACAATTCTCCACATGACAAATATAAGTCTCCGCGTGATGAATATAAATCTCCTAGTAACGATTACAAATCTCCAAGTGACAAATATAACCCTCCACGTGACAAATATAAACCTCCTAGTGATGAATACAAACCTCCAGGTGACAAATATAACCCCCcacatgataaatataaatCCCCTAGTGACGAATACAAACCTCCTAGTGACAAATATAAACCTCCTAGTAACGAATACAAACCTCCAGGTGACAAGTATAACTCCCCACATGATAAATATAAACCCCCTAGTGATGAGTACAAACCTCCAAGTGACAAATATAACTCCCCACATGACAAGTACAAATCCCCTAGTGACAAATACAAACCTCCAGGTGACAAATATAACCCTTCACGTGACAAATATAAACCTCCTAGTTATGAATATAAACCTCCAGGTGACAAATATAACTCTCCACATGATAAATATAAACCTCCTAGTGACGAATACAAACCCCCTCGTGATGAATACAAACCTCCAAGTGACAAGTATGACTCCCCAAATGACAAATATAAATCCCCTAGTGACGAATACAAACCTTCAGGTGACAAATATAACCATCcatatgataaatataaatcCCCTAAGGATGAATACAAATCTCCAGATGACAAATATAATTCCCcacatgataaatataaatCTCCTAATGACGAATACAAAACTACAAGTGGTGTATATAACCCTCCAAATGGTGGCCATGAATAA